Proteins from one Ficedula albicollis isolate OC2 chromosome 3, FicAlb1.5, whole genome shotgun sequence genomic window:
- the ANKEF1 gene encoding LOW QUALITY PROTEIN: ankyrin repeat and EF-hand domain-containing protein 1 (The sequence of the model RefSeq protein was modified relative to this genomic sequence to represent the inferred CDS: substituted 1 base at 1 genomic stop codon), with the protein MLPVDKRLLCLQIYKLLQCIHEKDKKQIENLLQKGFPDLINYTDPKKGYSAFHLAAMKNDIEMCRFLLEHGARPNVHDKMGRTPAMKAAELGHEVILELLAKANADMTAVDNEGKGILFYCLSPTGRHTHCLQIALEYGADVNNCTTTGRSVLLEACEQAQKVKKMCLIFLEKGADPNARDPATGRTAVMEAAREGAAEVVQDLLRRGADVNLFDFERHSAAHFAAKGGFLEILTIISGYNADLKLIAMNGNSPLHYAAEGGFADCCRYIGQRGCDPTWSNLANLTPRELAKLGGFKAAAAVLRKAEKASKKKPDEILAWYLKVYDWSLQHEDAIRKEFETEEEEEDGIVSRSDFISVIRKHWGTVDEEQIEILAKKHEVSADRIRLDDFFKGSKYLQKTFLLSSFGPKGKKKKKKPQRKKGKKGLPVPICVIPKSERPLREDGIPTYMVEAVPHIPEEQLFKREHQATHPMLDDRVWYVEEPRKTLMDINYLVKERDFVSLQKAFDAGVPVDIKDRYYKTPLMVACAGGNIVLVEFLLEKGADVNATDNFLWTPLHHACYNGHLDIAELLVNAGASVNAPAIGNATPLMRAIEACRLDMVYFLITAGADVEATNSNGRSVLDLAEVFQNAKIIELLENQLQILAEEREKEEAMQQKGGKPKPAEPAKSVKEEVXEMVPQLLLLLCRADVNATDNFLWTPLHHACYNGHLDIAELLVNAGASVNAPAIGNATPLMRAIEACRLDMVYFLITAGADVEATNSNGRSVLDLAEVFQNAKIIELLENQLQILAEEREKEEAMQQKGGKPKPAEPAKSVKEESEAVSEPPEEIPVPEKTKRSRKDSSAYWKSLAPRENKNDISFRPRKIWTPDATAIQLAEKQESVREHASLYGYMEDFTTLFNRKFET; encoded by the exons ATGCTACCAGTAGATAAAAGGCTTCTATGCTTACAGATCTACAAACTTCTTCAATGCATTCACGAGAAAGACAAGAAGCAAATAGAAAATCTGCTCCAGAAAGGATTCCCAGATCTCATAAACTACACAGACCCTAAGAAAGGATATAGTGCCTTTCACTTGGCCGCCATGAAAAATGACATTGAAATGTGCCGCTTCCTGCTGGAACATGGAGCCCGTCCGAACGTGCACGACAAAATGGGACGCACTCCAGCCATgaaggcagctgagctgggccaTGAGGTGATTTTGGAATTACTAGCAAAAGCTAATGCAGATATGACTGCTGTGGATAACGAAGGGAAAG gtATTTTGTTTTACTGCCTTTCACCTACAGGACGCCACACCCACTGCTTGCAAATTGCCTTGGAATATGGTGCAGATGTCAACAACTGTACTACTACAGGGAGGTCTGTGCTTCTAGAAGCCTGTGAGCAAGCtcaaaaggttaaaaaaatgtgCTTGATTTTTTTGGAGAAAGGAGCAGATCCCAATGCAAGAGACCCG GCCACGGGGCGCACGGCCGTGATGGAAGCTGCCCGGGAAGGCGCTGCCGAGGTGGTTCAGGATCTGCTTCGGAGGGGAGCCGATGTGAACCTCTTTGACTTCGAAAGGCACAGCGCCGCACATTTCGCAGCCAAAGGAGGCTTTTTAGAG aTTCTGACGATTATTTCAGGTTATAATGCAGACTTGAAATTGATTGCTATGAATGGTAACAGTCCACTTCATTACGCTGCGGAGGGAGGATTTGCAGATTGCTGCAGGTATATAGGACAAAGAG GCTGTGATCCTACATGGTCAAACTTGGCAAATCTGACCCCGAGGGAGCTTGCCAAGCTCGGCGGgtttaaagcagcagcagcagtattACGCAAAGCTGAGAAAGcctctaaaaaaaaaccagatgaGATCCTTGCCTGGTACCTGAAGGTGTACGACTGGTCCTTGCAGCACGAGGATGCCATCCGCAAGGAGTTTGAGactgaggaagaagaagaagatgggATAGTATCCAGGagtgattttatttcagttattcGGAAGCACTGGGGCACCGTGGACGAGGAACAAATAGAAATTCTTGCTAAAAAGCATGAAGTATCTGCTGACAGGATCAgacttgatgatttttttaaaggctcaAAGTACTTGCAGAAAACCTTTCTGCTATCATCCTTTGGGcccaaaggaaagaagaagaagaagaaaccacagagaaaaaaaggcaagaaaggcCTCCCTGTGCCGATTTGTGTAATCCCAAAGAGCGAACGTCCTCTGAGGGAAGATGGCATCCCTACCTACATGGTTGAGGCTGTCCCACACATTCCTGAAGAGCAGCTCTTCAAACGGGAGCACCAAGCCACCCATCCCATGCTCGATGACCGTGTCTGGTACGTAGAGGAGCCAAGGAAAACCCTCATGGATATCAACTACCTTGTCAAAGAAAGAGACTTTGTGTCTCTGCAGAAAGCCTTCGACGCGGGTGTGCCAGTAGACATAAAAGATAGATATTACAAAACACCTTTGATGGTCGCATGTGCAGGTGGCAACATAGTTCTTGTGGAGTTTCTTCTGGAAAAGGG ggctgatgTCAATGCAACAGACAACTTCCTGTGGACTCCTCTGCACCATGCTTGCTATAATGGGCACCTGGATattgctgagctgctggtgaaTGCTGGAGCATCTGTGAATGCCCCTGCAATAGGCAATGCCACCCCGCTGATGAGAGCCATTGAGGCCTGCAGGCTGGACATGGTCTACTTCTTAATCACTGCAGGTGCTGATGTGGAAGCTACAAACAGCAATG gaaGAAGTGTTCTTGATCTTGCTGAAGTATttcaaaatgctaaaataattgAACTGCTTGAAAATCAACTGCAAATTTTGGCAGAAGAAcgagaaaaagaagaagcaatGCAACAAAAAGGTGGGAAGCCAAaaccagcagagccagcaaaaTCTGTGAAAGAAGAGGTATGAGAGATG GTGCCACAACTGCTCttgctcctgtgcagggctgatgTCAATGCAACAGACAACTTCCTGTGGACTCCTCTGCACCATGCTTGCTATAATGGGCACCTGGATattgctgagctgctggtgaaTGCTGGAGCATCTGTGAATGCCCCTGCAATAGGCAATGCCACCCCGCTGATGAGAGCCATTGAGGCCTGCAGGCTGGACATGGTCTACTTCTTAATCACTGCAGGTGCTGATGTGGAAGCTACAAACAGCAATG gaaGAAGTGTTCTTGATCTTGCTGAAGTATttcaaaatgctaaaataattgAACTGCTTGAAAATCAACTGCAAATTTTGGCAGAAGAAcgagaaaaagaagaagcaatGCAACAAAAAGGTGGGAAGCCAAaaccagcagagccagcaaaaTCTGTGAAAGAAGAG TCTGAAGCTGTATCTGAGCCACCTGAGGAAATCCCTGTTCCTGAAAAGACAAAGCGTTCCCGTAAGGACAGTTCTGCTTACTGGAAATCTTTGGCACcgagagaaaacaaaaatgacatCTCCTTCAGGCCCAGAAAA ATATGGACCCCTGATGCCACAGCAATACAGCTTGCAGAAAAGCAAGAATCAGTCCGTGAACACGCTAGTCTTTATGGTTACATGGAAGATTTTACAACCCTCTTCAATAGAAAATTTGAGACATAA
- the LOC101812952 gene encoding LOW QUALITY PROTEIN: tubulin monoglycylase TTLL3-like (The sequence of the model RefSeq protein was modified relative to this genomic sequence to represent the inferred CDS: deleted 2 bases in 1 codon) gives MSEAPDLVRQKQTGQVAAVNIDYHDGRYHAAESERFKKAKLHVEKAIKEKKIFAVQGPYPVIRRLLRARGWVERKLPRNGKQLKQQPGDQKKQQPERTASGGGDEQGETVLNPPPWPRDNENKGDSEEDAKEGSRQRSEDSDDIHELMSVLVQDQVPNFLWTIRLSSIDQKLLPRIEVVNRYPRLYALCTKEGLCQSLQNLPWFQQVDFNTFFPRCYRLGIEDEQEAFIEDFRLTAARSLLKLALQKVGDRPVGTEQRPKCDKVPAGPCSPLYPQLLEEALEVCEQHLGVLGHQDIDRNTPSPCRTCIDWDRFLQEYYRVAHEGTRLVLSREQREQCQDLLQRLEEQLPQVCIEGNLNVWILKPGAKSRGRGIVCATRLEEVLKQAQLHEPLGGGSLSARVCEWVVQKYVERPLTIFNTKFDIRQWFVVTDWKPLTVWFYRECYLRFCSRPFSLCHLEPARHLCNVSVQKRYKALHPDPRVPPEKIWSNKQFQAHLAQLGRADAWQQVMVPGMKAAILSALRCARDQVGSRKGSFELFGADFLIAEDFRPWLLEINSCPTMSPSSAVTRRLCANVQRDTLRLVLDRKDNPACSIGAFELLYREAAVASCLPVGLKLLVTGSSLKKARPAKHGSQHKLPSAVPTAPQLPAPSGDRATKAPWSGAAREKLPPGGLQSSYYPPSPDPPALPQPSDCSAGNQELPRLLHLVEQPEEAQPPTSSCPMDSVPGPPTQGAPRSLSQPPSYSATDQELPWLLHLVVGQPEKAHTQEAQTQTSSPITSRPLYRGRVPTPRGATMSPPWQSPGSSTDSQELPWLLHLAGQPEDAQPQEAHTQEPQTQTASSPITSSPLDRGSVPLPWGTTMSPPWQSPGSSTDSQELPWLLHLAGQPEDAQPQETHTQEPQTQTASSPITSSPLDRGSVPLPWGTTMSPPWQSPGSSTDSQELPWLLHLVGQPEDAQPEEAHTPKAQPKATPSPIDSCPLDRFALLQEERRRSWRPAGSSAGSQGLPQPSQPGGQPQAARPHIVLPPISARPPLLPAFLPGQCACLRCNGNPRPLPGTAHASSHEGAEDLAHRDTPTRWQRPAHPGWGDAAAAGCLPRKRDPIAVPQQPPRPALLL, from the exons ATGTCAGAAGCCCCAGATTTGGTGAGGCAGAAGCAGACAG GGCAGGTGGCAGCTGTCAACATTGACTACCACGATGGCCGCTACCACGCGGCCGAGTCCGAGCGGTTCAAGAAGGCCAAGCTGCATGTGGAGAAGGCCATTAAG GAGAAGAAGATCTTCGCAGTGCAGGGCCCTTACCCCGTCATCCGCCGCCTGCTGCGCGCCCGCGGCTGGGTGGAGAGGAAGCTGCCCCGCAATGGCaaacagctgaagcagcagcctggcGACCAAAAGAAACAGCAGCCGGAGAGGACGGCAAGTGGTGGCGGTGATGAGCAGGGGGAGACAGTGCTGAACCCACCACCATGGCCACGCGATAATGAGAACAAGGGGGACAGCGAGGAAGACGCGaaggaaggcagcaggcagcGCAGTGAGGACTCTGATGACATCCATGAGCTCATG TCCGTCCTGGTGCAGGACCAGGTGCCGAACTTCCTCTGGACCATTCGCCTCAGCAGCATTGACCAGAAGCTGCTGCCGAGGATTGAGGTGGTGAACCGCTACCCCCGGCTGTACGCGCTGTGCACCAAG gaggggctgtgccaAAGCCTGCAAAACTTGCCCTGGTTCCAGCAAGTGGACTTCAACACCTTTTTCCCCCGATGCTACCGGCTGGGGATCGAGGACGAGCAGGAAGCCTTCATTG AGGATTTCCGCCTGACGGCAGCTCGCAGCCTGCTCAAACTGGCCCTGCAGAAGGTCGGGGACAGGCCGGTGGGGACAGAGCAGCGCCCAAAATGCGACAAGGTGCCAG CAGGGCCGTGCTCTCCCCTGTatccccagctgctggaggaggcgCTGGAGGTCTGTGAGCAGCACCTGGGCGTCCTGGGGCACCAGGACATCGACAGGAACACCCCGTCACCCTGCCGGACATGCATCGACTGGGATCGCTTCCTGCAGGAATACTACCGTGTGGCGCA TGAGGGGACCcggctggtgctgagcagggagcagcgggagcagtgccaggaccTTCTGCAGcgcctggaggagcagctgccgCAGGTCTGCATCGAGGGCAACCTCAACGTCTGGATCCTCAAGCCCGGCGCCAAATCCCGCGGCAGGG GCATCGTCTGCGCGACGCGGCTGGAGGAGGTGCTGAAGCAG GCACAGCTGCACGAGCCTCTCGGGGGCGGGAGCCTCTCGGCGCGGGTGTGCGAGTGGGTGGTGCAGAAGTACGTGGAGCGGCCGCTCACCATCTTCAACACCAAGTTCGACATCCGGCAGTGGTTCGTGGTGACCGACTGGAAGCCACTGACTGTCTGGTTCTACCGAGAATGCTACCTGCGCTTCTGCTCCCGGCCCTTCTCGCTGTGTCACCTGGAGCC CGCCAGGCACCTCTGCAACGTCTCCGTCCAGAAGCGGTACAAAGCATTGCACCCGGACCCCCGCGTGCCCCCCGAAAAGATCTGGTCCAACAAGCAGTTCCAGGCACACCTGGCGCAGCTGGGGCGGGCGGATGCTTGGCAGCAGGTGATGGTGCCCGGCATGAAGGCGGCGATCCTGAGCGCCCTGCGCTGCGCCCGGGACCAGGTGGGCTCCCGCAAGGGCAGCTTCGAGCTCTTCGGGGCCGACTTTCTCATCGCGGAAGACTTTcggccctggctgctggagatCAACTCCTGCCCCACCATGAGCCCCTCGTCGGCGGTGACCCGCCGGCTCTGCGCCAACGTCCAGCGCGACACGCTGCGCCTCGTGCTCGACCGCAAGGACAACCCCGCCTGTTCCATCGGCGCCTTCGAGCTCCTCTACAGGGAG gcagccgTGGCCTCGTGTCTGCCTGTGGGGCTGAAACTGCTGGTCACAGGCTCTTCCCTGAAGAAAGCCCGGCCGGCAAAGCATGGATCCCAGCACAAGCTCCCCTCCGCTGTAcccactgctccccagctccctgcaccctcaggggacagagccaccaAGGCTCCCTGGTCCGGAGCAGCACGGGAAAAGCTGCctcctggggggctgcagagcagctacTACCCGCCCTCACCTGaccctccagcactgccacagccctcggactgctctgctgggaaccAGGAGCTGCCACGGCTTCTTCACCTGGTTGAGCAGCCCGAGGAAGCTCAGCCCCCAACCAGCAGCTGTCCCATGGACAGTGTGCCTGGACCACCAACCCAGGGAGCCCCTAGAAGCCTCTCACAACCCCCAAGTTACTCTGCTACAGACCAGGAGCTGCCATGGCTCCTTCACCTGGTGGTAGGGCAGCCCGAGAAAGCTCACACTCAGGAAGCTCAAACCCAAACTTCGTCACCAATCACCAGCCGTCCTCTGTATAGAGGGCGTGTGCCAACACCCCGGGGAGCGACCATGAGTCCCCCCTGGCAATCCCCGGGCAGCTCTACCgacagccaggagctgccatggCTCCTTCACCTAGCTGGGCAACCTGAGGATGCTCAGCCTCAGGAAGCTCATACCCAGGAACCTCAAACCCAGACAGCTTCGTCACCAATCACCAGCTCTCCTCTGGATAGAGGgtctgtgccactgccctggggaacGACCATGAGTCCCCCCTGGCAATCCCCGGGCAGCTCTACCgacagccaggagctgccatggCTCCTTCACCTAGCCGGGCAACCTGAGGATGCTCAGCCTCAGGAAACTCATACCCAGGAACCTCAAACCCAGACAGCTTCGTCACCAATCACCAGCTCTCCTCTGGATAGAGGGTCTGTGCCACTGCCATGGGGAACGACCATGAGTCCCCCCTGGCAATCCCCGGGCAGTTCTACCGACAGCCAGGAACTGCCATGGCTCCTTCACCTGGTTGGGCAACCCGAGGATGCTCAGCCTGAGGAAGCTCACACCCCAAAAGCTCAGCCCAAGGCAACTCCATCCCCGATCGATAGCTGTCCCTTGGATAGGTTTGCACTGCTCCAGGAAGAGCGCAGGCGATCCTGGCGACCCGCGGGTTCCTCTGCCGGGAGCCAGGGATTGCCCCAGCCCAGTCAGCCGGGCgggcagccccaggctgctcgGCCCCACATAGTTCTGCCCCCGATCAGTGCCCGGCCCCCG CTCCTGCCGGCCTTTCTGCCAGGCCAGTGCGCCTGCCTGCGCTGTAACGGGAACCCCCGGCCCCTGCCTGGAACAGCACACGCCAGCTCCCACGAGGGTGCAGAAGACCTGGCACACAGAGACACCCCCACGAGGTGGCAGCGCCCTGCCCATCCTGGATGGGGGGACGCAGCAGCAGCCGGCTGCCTCCCACGCAAACGAGACCCCATTGCTGTGCCGCAGCAGCCACCTCGACCCGCACTCCTGCTTTAA